Proteins encoded together in one Camelus dromedarius isolate mCamDro1 chromosome 11, mCamDro1.pat, whole genome shotgun sequence window:
- the DNAJB7 gene encoding dnaJ homolog subfamily B member 7: MVDYYEVLGVQRYASPEDIKKAYRKVALKWHPDKNPENKEEAERKFKEVAEAYEVLSNDEKRDIYDKYGKEGLNGGGRSRFDDSSEYGFTFRKPDDIFKEIFGEKDSFSFHFFQDSLEELLNNPRSSYGSGNRGTRSFFSASSEYPVFERFSSYDTGYTPYGSLGQEGLNSFSSLAFEHSEIGNYVSVTTSGKIVNDRNTNTKRIIENDQEREDEDDGELKSFLLNGLADEESSAEECSWRRQSFNNYSPKSYSPKHVSQYTFVDNDEQGIPWVTSNWNPSIFSSGFKEGGKRKKKKHKEVQKKKSTKRNR, translated from the coding sequence ATGGTGGATTACTATGAAGTTCTAGGAGTGCAGAGATATGCTTCACCTGAAGACATTAAAAAGGCTTATCGAAAAGTGGCACTTAAATGGCACCCTgataaaaatccagaaaataaagaagaagctGAGAGAAAATTCAAAGAAGTAGCTGAGGCATATGAGGTATTATCAAATGATGAAAAACGGGACATTTATGATAAATATGGCAAAGAAGGATTAAATGGTGGAGGCAGGAGTCGTTTTGATGATTCTTCTGAGTATGGCTTCACATTCCGTAAGCCAGAtgatatctttaaagaaatttttggTGAAAAGgactctttttcatttcatttctttcaagacTCACTTGAGGAACTTTTAAATAATCCAAGAAGCTCCTATGGAAGCGGAAACAGAGGTACAAgatcctttttctctgcatccagTGAATACCCAGTGTTTGAGAGATTTTCTTCATATGATACAGGATATACACCATATGGTTCATTGGGCCAAGAGGGCCTTAATTCATTCTCTTCTCTGGCATTTGAGCATAGTGAAATTGGCAACTACGTATCTGTTACAACTTCAGGTAAAATTGTTAATGACAGAAATACTAATACAAAGAGAATTATTGAGAATGATCAAGAAAGAGAAGATGAAGATGATGGTGAGTTGAAATCCTTTCTTTTAAATGGTTTGGCAGATGAAGAGAGCTCTGCAGAAGAATGCAGCTGGAGAAGACagtcattcaacaattattcaccGAAGTCCTACAGCCCCAAACATGTATCTCAGTATACTTTTGTGGACAATGATGAGCAGGGTATACCTTGGGTCACCAGCAACTGGAATCCCTCTATTTTCTCATCGGGATTCAAAGAAGGtggtaagaggaaaaaaaagaagcataaagaGGTACAGAAGAAGAAGTCAACCAAAAGGAATCGTTAA